A stretch of Bradyrhizobium sp. CCBAU 53338 DNA encodes these proteins:
- a CDS encoding MFS transporter has product MTSRLSSPRLWPLYAVNFFMADMQSGIGPFVGVFLQERGWATGLIGTALTIGNVAGMLVTTPIGGFIDSSRNKRLWVVIPGICVVLASAIILISQNFWAVTFSQVAQSLASAAIVPAVTGISLGIAKQKGFNALNGRNQAFNHAGNMVGAALSGYLGFKFGYVSVFVLAAVFGTIAIACVLMIPAKAIDDRQARGGKEDESKNPPDAMSVLLKHKPLLVLALALAIFHLGNAAIVPLYGLAAVAQGQANGPSFVATTVVIAQGVMVVTSLVAMQVAGKRNYWPVILVSFMFLPIRGVLAFFVTGWWGVVPMQVLDGIGTGLQTVAVPGMVARSLDGTGRINLGQGAVITVQGVGASLSPALGGWIAQWIGYGPTFLLLGSFGLASMALWQVFGAHVKKY; this is encoded by the coding sequence ATGACATCGCGCCTCTCCTCACCCCGTCTCTGGCCTCTCTACGCCGTCAACTTCTTCATGGCCGACATGCAGTCCGGCATCGGGCCGTTCGTCGGCGTGTTCCTTCAAGAGCGCGGCTGGGCCACCGGCTTGATCGGCACGGCGCTGACGATCGGCAATGTCGCGGGCATGCTGGTCACGACCCCGATCGGCGGCTTCATCGACTCCAGCCGCAACAAGCGGCTGTGGGTCGTCATTCCCGGCATCTGCGTGGTGCTGGCCTCTGCGATCATCCTGATCTCGCAGAATTTCTGGGCCGTGACGTTCTCGCAGGTGGCGCAATCGCTGGCGAGCGCCGCGATCGTGCCGGCGGTGACCGGCATCAGCCTCGGCATCGCCAAGCAGAAGGGCTTTAATGCACTGAATGGCCGCAACCAGGCCTTCAATCACGCCGGCAACATGGTCGGCGCGGCGCTGTCGGGTTATCTCGGCTTCAAATTCGGCTACGTCTCCGTGTTCGTGCTGGCGGCCGTGTTCGGCACCATCGCGATCGCCTGCGTGCTGATGATCCCCGCCAAAGCCATCGACGATCGTCAGGCGCGCGGCGGCAAGGAGGATGAGAGCAAGAATCCACCCGATGCCATGTCCGTCCTCCTGAAGCACAAGCCGCTGTTGGTGCTGGCGCTTGCGCTCGCCATCTTCCATCTCGGCAATGCAGCCATCGTCCCGCTCTACGGCCTCGCCGCCGTGGCGCAAGGACAAGCCAATGGCCCGAGCTTCGTTGCGACCACCGTCGTCATTGCACAGGGCGTCATGGTGGTGACGTCGCTGGTTGCAATGCAAGTTGCGGGAAAGCGCAACTACTGGCCGGTGATCCTGGTGTCCTTCATGTTTCTGCCGATCCGGGGGGTTCTGGCGTTTTTCGTCACGGGATGGTGGGGCGTCGTGCCCATGCAGGTGCTCGACGGCATCGGCACCGGATTGCAGACGGTCGCGGTCCCCGGCATGGTCGCGCGCTCGCTCGACGGCACCGGCCGCATCAATCTGGGCCAGGGCGCTGTCATCACCGTGCAGGGTGTCGGCGCGAGCCTGAGCCCCGCGCTCGGCGGCTGGATCGCGCAATGGATCGGCTACGGCCCGACCTTTCTGCTGCTCGGCAGCTTCGGCCTCGCATCGATGGCGCTGTGGCAGGTGTTCGGCGCACACGTGAAGAAGTACTGA
- a CDS encoding helix-turn-helix domain-containing protein encodes MDLIFSTDDLEPSKRFAAWQGAICDVYVHVDVNAEGRSDYQGFIREAKFGAITMTDVLLSEQRISRRERHIAKLDKDCYYLEFVQQGRINVLQAGQTMRSNAGMSTVFSASEAYDLECIGKVRSLYLEIPRAEFAERFSDGRLPVITAMTTSRGLGRIAAEFCATLAQEGASLDENARTRLGGELMDVLALALDMGDRDEFSEDAAAQQARLRSVKAWIEAHLTDADLSLERIAKSNGVSLRHLHYLFRLTDVSVSEWILDRRLQRCYDVLTRSELRSLSITEVAYQLGFSSSSYFSTVFRKKFGHSPSDLRRR; translated from the coding sequence ATGGACCTGATATTTTCGACGGACGACCTTGAGCCGTCCAAACGTTTTGCCGCTTGGCAAGGCGCCATTTGCGACGTCTACGTTCATGTTGACGTCAATGCCGAAGGGCGGTCCGACTACCAGGGCTTCATACGCGAGGCGAAGTTCGGCGCGATCACAATGACCGATGTGCTGCTGTCGGAGCAGCGCATATCTCGGCGCGAGCGGCACATCGCAAAGCTCGACAAGGATTGCTACTACCTCGAATTCGTTCAGCAAGGCAGGATCAACGTTCTTCAGGCCGGCCAGACCATGCGTTCGAACGCCGGAATGAGCACGGTCTTTTCGGCCTCCGAGGCCTATGACCTCGAATGCATTGGCAAGGTACGTTCGCTCTACCTGGAAATTCCCCGCGCGGAGTTCGCGGAGCGCTTCAGCGATGGGCGGCTGCCTGTCATCACCGCTATGACGACGAGCCGCGGCCTGGGCCGGATCGCCGCGGAGTTCTGTGCGACCCTTGCGCAGGAAGGCGCATCGCTCGACGAGAACGCACGGACGCGGCTCGGCGGTGAACTGATGGACGTGCTGGCACTTGCGCTCGACATGGGCGACCGGGACGAATTCTCCGAGGACGCGGCCGCGCAGCAGGCCCGTCTGCGCTCGGTCAAAGCCTGGATCGAGGCGCACCTCACCGACGCGGATCTGTCGCTGGAAAGGATCGCGAAGAGCAATGGCGTCTCGCTCAGGCATCTGCACTATCTCTTCCGGCTCACTGATGTCTCGGTGTCCGAATGGATCTTGGATCGCCGGCTTCAGCGTTGTTACGACGTCTTGACCCGTTCCGAGTTGCGATCCCTGTCGATCACCGAGGTTGCCTATCAGCTGGGTTTCAGCAGCTCGTCCTACTTCAGCACCGTGTTTCGCAAGAAGTTCGGGCATAGCCCGTCGGACCTGCGGCGGCGCTAG
- a CDS encoding fatty acid desaturase encodes MTDAIVSESGQRLKPLSLAMLRELSGRSNLRGVVQSLGHYGMIVLVGTVIWLVSSRYGVLWAPPLMAMQGYLVAFLFMAVHETAHKTAFESRSLNLAVGYLSGFVIGLPYEYYGLFHWDHHRYTQDPDKDPELIVGVKPKSDTQLAIAYSGLLQVAGRLRLMLGHAVTGKVVVAWIPENKRATIVTEARIYVALYTLLLALSLWCSSPLLLWVWIVPFIIGQFFLRPYLYAEHTGCERTRSAFQNTRTTYTGAVVKWIAWNMPYHVEHHAYPSIPFHALPKLNGIIDGEIVYRGRGYIRTTRETWSWFRRHRQTGN; translated from the coding sequence ATGACCGACGCGATCGTTTCGGAATCCGGCCAACGCCTGAAGCCGCTAAGCCTGGCCATGTTGCGCGAATTATCGGGGCGTTCGAACTTGAGGGGCGTTGTGCAGAGCCTGGGTCATTACGGAATGATCGTGCTGGTCGGGACGGTGATCTGGTTGGTGTCTTCGCGCTATGGCGTGCTCTGGGCGCCGCCGCTGATGGCGATGCAGGGCTATCTCGTCGCCTTCCTGTTCATGGCCGTGCATGAGACCGCGCACAAGACCGCGTTTGAAAGCCGTAGCCTCAATCTCGCGGTCGGCTACCTCTCGGGCTTCGTGATCGGTCTTCCGTACGAATATTACGGCCTGTTCCATTGGGATCATCATCGCTACACGCAGGATCCCGACAAGGACCCGGAGCTAATCGTCGGCGTGAAGCCAAAATCCGACACACAGCTTGCGATCGCCTATAGCGGATTATTGCAGGTCGCCGGCCGTCTCCGCCTGATGCTCGGCCATGCCGTTACCGGCAAGGTCGTCGTAGCCTGGATTCCCGAGAACAAGCGCGCCACCATCGTGACCGAAGCGCGGATCTATGTCGCGCTCTATACCTTGCTTCTCGCACTCTCGCTTTGGTGTTCCTCCCCCCTGCTGCTGTGGGTCTGGATCGTGCCGTTCATCATCGGGCAGTTCTTCCTGCGGCCCTATCTCTATGCCGAGCACACGGGCTGCGAGCGGACCCGTAGCGCGTTCCAGAACACTCGCACCACCTATACTGGCGCGGTCGTCAAATGGATTGCGTGGAACATGCCCTATCATGTCGAGCACCATGCCTACCCCTCGATCCCATTTCATGCGCTCCCAAAGCTGAACGGCATTATCGATGGCGAGATCGTCTATCGCGGCCGCGGCTATATCAGAACGACGCGCGAGACCTGGTCCTGGTTTCGCCGACATCGACAGACAGGCAACTGA
- a CDS encoding AMP-binding protein: MSAPSLITTRFTQPIKTIADIEALEQRPYDSLIPARNLHDLFAATARLHPDRPALTVLTKGSREPGDITLTHRQLIAEIIRAANLFRSHGIDRNGGTVAFLCPILPQLFPALLGAQIAGVASSINYLLNEDAIADLLDAQNATVLVVASEAADRAIWTRAANVASRVPSLKTIFVIGANGRLTGGAVSFDEAVATMRDTLDFETSRDRDTVCALFHTGGTTGRPKLVRLTHGNQIHAAWAFAQVHGLDEQDAAINGFPLFHVGGTMTVGLSILAAGGHVIIPSPYSLRSPDAIRDYWHTVERFGATIVSGVPTSIAALAEVPIGSSDVSSVRMALTGGAVAPKAVSERFQARTGIRLFETYGMTETAAAIAFNPGRGAPVQGSVGFRAPFANTKIVALTDATLETECPPLTSGLVLVSGPQVFPGYLDPRHNKGVLTDDRWIVTGDVGYLTADRRLVLTGREKDLIVRSGHNIDPAAIEDVANAFPGVQMSSAVGMPDAYAGEVPILFVVPSPGKTIDLPQLREHLERNVNEPPARPKRVVLLEALPVTAVGKIFKPTLRDLAVREKVRTEIDLIFGPDTVAEILVDKDARLNTLVTISIDSNDRDRVQALTESLASLPQTYRIETRSS; this comes from the coding sequence GTGAGCGCGCCCTCGCTGATCACAACGCGGTTCACGCAGCCGATCAAAACCATCGCCGACATCGAGGCGCTGGAACAGCGGCCTTACGACTCGCTCATCCCGGCCCGCAATCTGCATGATCTCTTTGCCGCCACGGCGCGCCTGCATCCCGACCGGCCTGCGCTGACGGTCCTGACCAAAGGCTCGCGCGAACCCGGCGACATCACGCTTACGCATCGGCAGTTGATCGCGGAAATCATACGTGCGGCGAACCTGTTCCGATCACACGGCATCGACAGGAACGGCGGCACGGTCGCGTTTCTCTGTCCGATCCTGCCGCAGCTCTTCCCGGCCTTGCTCGGCGCCCAGATCGCCGGCGTCGCCAGCTCGATCAACTATCTCCTGAACGAAGATGCCATTGCGGATCTGCTCGACGCGCAGAACGCAACCGTTCTGGTCGTCGCCTCGGAAGCAGCCGATCGCGCGATCTGGACGAGGGCGGCCAATGTCGCGAGTCGCGTCCCGTCGCTGAAGACGATTTTCGTGATCGGCGCGAATGGCCGCCTGACCGGCGGCGCCGTGAGCTTCGATGAGGCGGTCGCGACGATGCGCGATACGCTGGACTTCGAGACCTCGCGGGATCGCGACACGGTCTGCGCACTGTTCCACACCGGCGGGACCACCGGACGGCCCAAACTCGTTCGCCTGACGCATGGCAACCAGATCCATGCCGCCTGGGCCTTTGCACAGGTTCACGGACTGGATGAGCAGGATGCCGCCATCAACGGCTTCCCGCTGTTTCACGTCGGCGGCACCATGACGGTGGGCCTGTCCATCTTGGCGGCTGGCGGCCACGTGATCATTCCGTCGCCCTACAGCCTCAGAAGTCCGGATGCGATCCGCGACTATTGGCATACGGTAGAGCGGTTTGGCGCGACCATTGTCAGCGGAGTGCCGACCTCGATCGCCGCCCTTGCGGAGGTGCCGATCGGATCCTCCGATGTCAGCTCCGTCCGCATGGCCCTCACCGGAGGGGCCGTGGCGCCGAAGGCCGTCAGCGAGAGGTTCCAGGCCCGGACCGGGATCAGACTGTTCGAGACCTACGGCATGACGGAAACCGCGGCGGCGATCGCGTTCAATCCCGGCCGCGGCGCGCCCGTGCAAGGCAGCGTCGGCTTCAGGGCGCCGTTTGCAAACACGAAGATCGTCGCGCTAACCGATGCGACCCTCGAGACGGAATGCCCGCCGCTCACCAGCGGCCTCGTCCTTGTCAGTGGACCGCAAGTGTTTCCCGGATATCTTGATCCCCGGCACAACAAGGGCGTGCTCACTGACGACCGTTGGATCGTCACAGGCGACGTTGGCTACCTCACGGCCGATCGACGGCTGGTGCTAACCGGCCGCGAGAAAGACCTGATCGTCCGCAGCGGCCACAACATCGACCCCGCCGCCATCGAGGATGTCGCGAATGCTTTCCCCGGTGTCCAGATGAGCTCAGCCGTCGGCATGCCGGACGCCTACGCGGGCGAGGTACCTATTCTCTTCGTCGTTCCGTCTCCCGGAAAAACCATCGACCTGCCGCAGCTGCGCGAGCACCTCGAACGTAACGTCAATGAGCCTCCCGCCAGACCAAAACGCGTCGTCCTGCTCGAAGCACTCCCCGTCACCGCGGTCGGCAAGATCTTCAAGCCCACGCTGCGGGACCTCGCCGTTCGAGAGAAGGTCAGGACCGAGATCGATCTCATCTTCGGCCCGGACACCGTTGCTGAGATTCTCGTCGACAAAGACGCCAGGTTAAATACGCTGGTCACCATCTCGATCGATTCCAACGACAGGGACCGGGTGCAGGCACTTACGGAAAGCCTGGCTTCGCTCCCACAGACCTATCGCATAGAGACTCGATCGTCATAA
- a CDS encoding FadR/GntR family transcriptional regulator: MPISPLFRPIDVAPAYQKVADAIEREIVNGRIKPGDPIGTEHDLVRQFGVNRSTIREGIRVLEEGGLISRDSSRRLHACLPRYSKLTSRLSRALVLHEVTFRELYEASMTLEVASIEGAVECASEENLAELIDNLARSEAVVGDPAALAECDAEFHVLVAKASQNRVLQLAREPAAQLFYPTTEMIVTGVSEGGPRLVAAHRHLIDAIRRRDRETGVLWTRRHLQDWRRGFEKIASLDRSVEHMYMEHARAARRR; encoded by the coding sequence GTGCCCATCTCGCCGCTCTTCCGTCCGATCGATGTCGCGCCGGCCTATCAGAAGGTCGCCGACGCAATCGAACGTGAGATCGTCAATGGCCGTATCAAGCCCGGCGATCCCATTGGCACCGAGCACGATCTGGTGCGGCAGTTCGGCGTCAATCGTTCGACCATTCGCGAGGGCATCCGCGTGCTGGAGGAGGGCGGGCTGATCAGCCGCGATTCCTCGCGCCGTCTGCACGCCTGCCTGCCGCGCTACAGCAAGCTGACGAGCCGCCTCAGTCGAGCGCTGGTGTTGCACGAGGTCACGTTTCGCGAGCTCTACGAGGCCTCGATGACGCTGGAGGTCGCCAGCATCGAGGGCGCGGTCGAGTGCGCGAGCGAGGAGAATCTCGCCGAGCTCATCGACAATCTCGCGCGCAGCGAGGCGGTGGTCGGCGATCCCGCGGCGCTTGCCGAATGCGACGCCGAATTCCACGTGCTGGTCGCAAAGGCCTCGCAGAACCGCGTGCTCCAGCTCGCGCGCGAGCCGGCCGCGCAGCTGTTCTATCCGACCACCGAGATGATCGTGACGGGCGTCTCCGAAGGCGGCCCGCGTCTCGTCGCGGCGCACCGGCATCTCATCGATGCGATTCGTCGCCGCGACCGTGAGACGGGCGTGCTGTGGACGCGCCGGCATTTGCAGGACTGGCGCCGCGGGTTCGAGAAGATCGCCTCGCTCGATCGATCGGTTGAACACATGTACATGGAGCACGCGCGGGCGGCCCGGCGCAGGTAG
- a CDS encoding MBL fold metallo-hydrolase — protein sequence MPLWTCETCGAQFPDSGKPPASCPICEDERQYVNWKGQTFLSRETLAERHSLIWRNDLGLTGIALEPSFAIGQRALLVPDGGGFVMWDCIPLATAQAIAHVKSLGGLTAIAISHPHYYGALADWSEAFGGVPVYLHADDRQWVTHPHPSIVHWTGDQHRISGDVLLLRTGGHFAGATMLHHARGAEGRGALLTGDIAQVTMDRRFLSFMYSYPNYMPLNAAAVRRIAEAVEPLAFDRIYGAWWGRNIASGAKAAFAASVKRYIAAIA from the coding sequence ATGCCTCTCTGGACCTGCGAAACCTGCGGCGCGCAATTCCCGGACAGTGGAAAACCGCCTGCATCCTGTCCGATCTGCGAAGACGAGCGGCAATATGTGAACTGGAAAGGGCAGACGTTCCTGAGCCGCGAGACACTGGCCGAGCGCCACAGTCTCATCTGGCGCAACGATCTCGGCCTCACCGGCATCGCGCTCGAGCCGAGCTTCGCGATCGGCCAGCGCGCACTGCTGGTTCCCGATGGCGGGGGATTCGTGATGTGGGACTGCATTCCGCTGGCAACGGCGCAGGCGATCGCGCATGTCAAATCGCTTGGCGGCCTGACAGCGATCGCGATCTCGCATCCGCATTATTATGGCGCCCTCGCCGACTGGAGCGAGGCGTTTGGCGGCGTGCCGGTCTATCTTCATGCCGACGATCGCCAATGGGTGACGCATCCGCATCCGTCGATCGTGCACTGGACCGGCGATCAGCATCGCATCTCGGGCGATGTCCTGCTGCTCCGCACCGGGGGCCATTTCGCAGGCGCAACCATGCTGCACCACGCGCGAGGCGCCGAAGGCAGGGGCGCACTGCTCACCGGCGATATCGCCCAAGTGACGATGGACCGCCGCTTCCTCAGCTTCATGTACTCCTATCCGAACTACATGCCGCTCAACGCCGCAGCGGTGCGGCGGATCGCAGAGGCGGTCGAGCCGCTAGCCTTCGACCGCATCTATGGCGCCTGGTGGGGCCGCAACATCGCCTCGGGCGCAAAGGCTGCTTTCGCGGCGTCGGTGAAGCGATACATCGCGGCCATCGCCTGA
- a CDS encoding acyl-CoA synthetase — protein MTGDIAATISKAREHSIGDLLRRSAGRDPNKLAVSCGHVSWTFAEMDAICNRLGRGLLSLGVKKGDRLAVLSRNSHAFAALRFAAARIGAVLVPINFMLNPDEISFILKSSGAKLLATGPDFVDPARAASAKDCAVEKMIWLPGEDLVAAPAGLTTFDDLLNPDGSFLEASVDSRDLAQIVYTSGTESLPKGAMLTHEAVMWQYVSCIIDGGMSVDDKFLHALPLYHCAQLDVFLGPQVYLGASGVITGKPTADNILALIQAHKITSFFAPPTIWIAMLRSPNFDKTDLSTLQKGYYGASIMPVEVLLELQRRLPNVKFWNFYGQTEIAPLATVLRPEDQLRKAGSAGKPVLNVETRVVNTSMEDVNVGEVGEIVHRSPHLLSGYYNDPVKTAAAFTGGWFHSGDLATVDDEGHITVVDRVKDMIKTGGENVASREVEEMVYRIPEVSEVAVVGLPDPRWIEAVTAIVVVKTGEKLDEDAVIRHCAGQMAHFKVPKRVIFVDSLPKNPSGKLLKRELRQRFVGGETLDKAVQKSFGT, from the coding sequence ATGACCGGCGATATCGCAGCCACCATTTCGAAAGCGCGCGAGCATTCCATCGGCGATCTCTTGCGCCGCTCGGCTGGCCGCGATCCGAACAAGCTTGCGGTGAGCTGCGGCCATGTGAGCTGGACCTTTGCCGAGATGGATGCAATCTGTAACCGTCTTGGCCGCGGGCTGCTGAGCCTTGGTGTCAAGAAGGGCGATCGCCTCGCAGTGCTCTCGCGCAATTCGCACGCCTTTGCGGCGCTGCGTTTCGCGGCGGCGCGGATCGGCGCCGTGCTGGTGCCGATCAACTTCATGCTCAACCCGGACGAGATCAGTTTCATCCTGAAGAGTTCCGGCGCAAAGCTGCTCGCGACTGGGCCCGACTTCGTCGATCCCGCGAGGGCCGCAAGCGCAAAAGATTGCGCGGTCGAGAAGATGATCTGGCTGCCCGGCGAGGATCTGGTCGCGGCGCCCGCGGGTCTCACAACGTTTGATGATCTCCTCAACCCCGACGGTTCGTTCCTCGAGGCCTCCGTCGACAGCCGCGATCTCGCGCAGATCGTCTATACCAGCGGGACGGAATCGCTGCCCAAGGGCGCCATGCTGACGCACGAAGCGGTGATGTGGCAGTATGTCAGCTGCATCATCGACGGCGGCATGAGCGTCGACGACAAGTTCCTGCACGCGCTGCCGCTCTATCACTGCGCCCAGCTCGATGTGTTCCTGGGGCCGCAAGTTTATCTCGGCGCCTCCGGCGTGATCACGGGCAAGCCGACTGCGGACAACATTCTGGCGCTGATCCAGGCGCACAAGATCACCTCGTTCTTCGCACCGCCGACGATCTGGATTGCGATGTTGCGCTCGCCGAATTTCGACAAGACTGACCTGTCGACCCTGCAAAAGGGTTATTACGGCGCCTCGATCATGCCGGTGGAGGTGCTGCTCGAATTGCAGCGTCGCCTGCCGAACGTCAAATTCTGGAATTTCTACGGCCAGACCGAGATCGCGCCGCTCGCCACCGTGCTCCGCCCCGAAGACCAGCTCCGCAAGGCCGGCTCGGCCGGCAAGCCCGTGCTCAATGTCGAGACGCGCGTGGTCAATACGTCGATGGAGGATGTGAACGTGGGCGAGGTCGGCGAGATCGTGCATCGCTCCCCGCATCTGCTGTCCGGCTACTACAACGATCCCGTCAAGACTGCGGCCGCGTTCACCGGCGGCTGGTTTCATTCCGGCGACCTCGCCACCGTCGATGACGAAGGCCACATCACGGTGGTCGATCGCGTCAAGGACATGATCAAGACCGGCGGCGAGAATGTCGCCAGCCGCGAAGTCGAGGAGATGGTGTATCGCATCCCCGAGGTCTCCGAAGTCGCCGTCGTCGGCCTGCCCGATCCGCGCTGGATCGAGGCAGTGACCGCGATTGTCGTGGTGAAGACCGGCGAAAAGCTGGACGAAGACGCCGTCATCCGGCACTGCGCCGGCCAGATGGCGCATTTCAAGGTGCCCAAGCGCGTGATCTTTGTGGATAGCCTGCCGAAGAACCCGAGCGGCAAGCTGCTCAAGCGCGAGCTGCGCCAGCGATTCGTGGGCGGCGAGACGCTCGACAAGGCGGTCCAGAAAAGCTTTGGCACCTGA
- a CDS encoding alpha/beta fold hydrolase: MTGRDYETFEAGDVTLASGAVFPAMKLVYRTYGTLSPDKDNVILYPTSFSAQHSDIEWLIGSDAVLDPSRYFIIIPNLFGNGLSSSPSNSGDAPFPDVTYHDAIAIQHRLLAERFGIKKLALVYGWSMGGMQAYHWAALHPEMVERAAVVCGSARCAPYNHVFLESVKAALSGDPAFRGGRFVEKPVAGYRAMGRVYAGWAMSHGFYRDELWREAGFTSLEDYLVRAWDGAFARRDANDLLAQVGIWQRGDISRCDAFGGDLGRALGAIKAHMLLMPGATDRYFDVRDNEDELGRLVNAKSAVLHPIRSLHGHRAGNPVNNPRDQAFLKAEIAALLSK, translated from the coding sequence ATGACCGGGCGCGACTACGAAACCTTTGAGGCCGGCGACGTCACGCTTGCATCCGGCGCGGTCTTCCCCGCGATGAAGCTCGTCTATCGGACCTACGGCACTCTGAGCCCCGACAAAGACAACGTCATCCTCTATCCGACTTCGTTCAGCGCCCAACACTCTGACATTGAATGGCTGATCGGGTCCGATGCCGTGCTCGATCCCTCGCGCTACTTCATCATCATCCCGAACCTGTTCGGCAATGGCTTGTCGTCCTCTCCGTCGAACTCCGGCGATGCGCCGTTTCCGGACGTCACCTATCACGACGCCATTGCGATTCAGCATCGGCTGCTCGCCGAACGCTTCGGCATCAAAAAGCTCGCGCTGGTCTATGGCTGGTCGATGGGCGGCATGCAGGCCTATCACTGGGCCGCCCTGCACCCGGAGATGGTCGAGCGTGCGGCGGTCGTCTGCGGCAGCGCGCGCTGTGCGCCCTACAACCATGTCTTCCTTGAGAGCGTGAAGGCCGCGCTATCGGGTGATCCCGCCTTTCGCGGCGGCCGCTTCGTCGAGAAGCCTGTCGCCGGCTATCGCGCGATGGGCCGCGTCTATGCCGGTTGGGCGATGTCGCACGGCTTTTATCGCGACGAACTTTGGCGAGAGGCGGGCTTCACCTCGCTGGAGGACTATCTCGTCCGCGCCTGGGACGGGGCGTTCGCACGGCGCGACGCCAACGATCTGCTGGCGCAGGTCGGAATCTGGCAGCGCGGCGATATCAGCCGTTGCGACGCCTTCGGGGGCGATCTCGGGCGCGCGCTCGGGGCGATCAAGGCACACATGCTGCTGATGCCGGGCGCTACCGATCGCTATTTCGATGTCCGCGACAACGAGGACGAACTCGGCAGGCTGGTCAACGCGAAATCCGCCGTGCTGCATCCGATCCGGTCGCTGCACGGTCATCGCGCCGGCAACCCCGTCAACAATCCGCGCGATCAGGCGTTCCTCAAGGCCGAGATCGCAGCGCTTCTCAGCAAGTAA
- a CDS encoding NAD(P)-dependent alcohol dehydrogenase — MKAWQVVRDWSIEGMELVDLPEPAPGPGQVAVRMRTASLNYRDLLTVQGKGGVSRLPLIPFSDGAGEVSAIGEGVGRVAVGDRVSPIFFQSWIDGKVSASSRRYALGGTRPGVLQEVMVLDAEGVSHIPAHLSFQEAATLPCAGLTAWRALFEEAKVQPGDTVLVQGTGGVSIFALQFAKLAGASVIVTSSSDEKLERAKALGADHTINYRAVPDWGNAAAEWTGGGVDHVVEVGGKDTFGQSLEAARVGGTILVIGVLSGFSQQIAIPSLFSKNLHVIGLSVGSRRMFEAMTAAIGRNAMKPVIDRVFDFEAVPEALRLMQQGGHFGKIVVEFP; from the coding sequence ATGAAAGCCTGGCAGGTCGTGCGCGACTGGTCGATCGAGGGGATGGAACTGGTCGATTTGCCGGAGCCGGCGCCCGGTCCAGGTCAGGTTGCGGTGCGGATGCGCACAGCGTCACTGAACTATCGCGATCTGCTCACGGTCCAGGGCAAGGGCGGCGTCTCTCGATTGCCACTGATCCCGTTCTCGGATGGTGCAGGCGAGGTGAGCGCCATCGGCGAGGGCGTTGGCCGCGTCGCAGTCGGCGATCGCGTTTCCCCAATCTTTTTCCAATCCTGGATCGACGGAAAGGTCTCGGCGTCCAGTCGCCGCTACGCGCTCGGCGGCACACGGCCGGGCGTGTTGCAGGAGGTGATGGTGCTTGATGCTGAGGGCGTCAGCCATATTCCAGCGCACCTTTCATTCCAGGAAGCCGCGACATTGCCCTGTGCGGGCCTCACCGCCTGGCGCGCGCTGTTCGAGGAAGCGAAGGTGCAGCCCGGCGACACCGTGCTGGTGCAGGGCACCGGCGGGGTCTCGATCTTCGCGTTGCAATTCGCAAAACTCGCCGGCGCGAGCGTGATCGTGACGTCGTCGAGCGACGAAAAGCTCGAGCGAGCAAAGGCACTCGGCGCCGATCACACCATCAACTATCGCGCGGTCCCCGACTGGGGCAATGCGGCGGCGGAGTGGACCGGCGGCGGCGTCGATCATGTCGTCGAGGTCGGCGGCAAGGACACGTTCGGGCAATCGCTCGAGGCGGCGCGGGTCGGCGGCACCATTCTCGTGATCGGCGTACTCTCGGGCTTCTCGCAGCAGATCGCGATTCCGAGCCTGTTTTCCAAGAATCTGCACGTCATCGGCCTCTCCGTCGGCAGCCGTCGCATGTTCGAGGCGATGACCGCGGCGATCGGGCGCAATGCGATGAAGCCGGTGATCGATCGCGTGTTCGACTTCGAAGCCGTGCCCGAGGCGCTGCGGCTGATGCAGCAGGGCGGGCATTTCGGCAAGATCGTGGTGGAGTTTCCCTGA